CTTAACCTGCTACAAGCACTCAACAATGTCGTATAAGTGAAATTCGTAGGAACAACTCCAGTCCTCAACATGGTGCCAAACAGCTGAAGGCCTTCCACGGTCTTACCATTTTCCAAATACCCAAAGAATAGAGTATTCCAAGCCACGGAATCTTTATCATACATGTAGCAAAAAACTTTCTCTGCACAATCCAAAACTCCACAATTTAAGTACATCCCAAGAACAGAGGTTTGAACGCACACATCGTATAAAAATCCAAACTTTATACACTGGGAGTGAAGCATAGAGCCTAATACCTGATTCTTGATACCTGAACACGCATTTAAAAGACTAGTAAAAGTTAACCCATTCGGTCTTAGGCTCTCACTTTGCAATTGAGCAAGCAAATGGAAAGTCCAACGGGCAAGGTGGCGGTATCGAGAATAGGCGGAAATGAGGGCGTTGAATGAGATAACGTTTCTGTCAGGCATTTTGTCGAACAGGATATGTGAGTCTTGGATAGACCCACATCGGGCGTACATGGAGAGAATGTTGTTGAATACATAAGGAGTTCTGGAGGTGGCGGGTACAGAAGTGAGGATGAGGGCATGGAGCTGGCGTGCTTTGCTGATTGAGGTTATGGAGTTGCACTTATTGATGACAAGTGCTGCTATGGAAGAGGCCTCACTCAATGGTGGCATAAGTTGGTAGCTCTTGTCATGGATTACCTACTATTGAAACATAGTGTTCAGTCAATATATTTTGGAGCAATAATAATTACtgtttaatcaaaattttaaaaatgttttttagaggttttttttttttttggccaagCAGCTAAAAAACGACTATTTTGATAAACACTTCTATTAAAtatctttataaaaaattatgtttgtttATTTGAGAAGTgtttttgtatgtatatatatttttgaaactcCAGATAGTGTGCAACTACTACAACTGTTACCTTTTGGTGAACATTTGTGGTAAATCGATATTGTGTAATAGTCTATTTATCACGTTGGGATGTAAATCGCATTAGTCAAACTCgttatgttcaattttttttttaaaataaatacttttgagagtttaatactatttttttaaaattttttgtttaattaattaagaagtaCATACATATAccacaaaagaaaaagagaagcgAGTTGCTTCTGAAGGTTGGAAATTATGGCGAAGGAACACTCACGTCTCTGTTCTCTAATTGATCATTACCTCCGTCCTTATACTGTAAGCTCACTCTACTCTTTCGCCGCAACTGATTCTTACTagcctctctctatttttttcttcttcttctcattGTATAGAAATGGAACTCTACTCCTCTGCAGGAAACTGGGTCTACTTCGGTAACCAAAGAAACGGAGAAAGAACTTTTAGTTGCTCTCTCACAGGTTGTTACTTTATTTACCAATTCTGGGTTTCGTGTTTTGAATTGAGGCAGACTTGATTGATTGAAAAGTCCCTACTTTTAGGTTTATGCAGAAATTAAGCTGTGGATGAAGGAATATGAGTCCGATAACAGCTTTGTAAGAATCTTCCTCTGTGTATCTCTTTGTTGTGGAAATATGATTTTGCTTGGAATTATCTTAGGGTACATTGTTTGTTTGTGTGAATTTATTAGCAGGATATGGAGGGAAATTCTGTTGGTGGAGGTCGAATAATCCCCGAGTCACATGCTGCTAATCATCATTGTTTAACTAATGTTATTCAGGTCTTGGTAGGTCTTTTCAATTCGAATACCCCATTATGATATATGATACACGGGTTCCAATTTTTCAGGTTCTAGTAACCTAAGATTTCATCTCACGCgcatttgttgttttgtttgaaaTCACTTCTAATTCAACCTGACAACTGTCTTATGATTTCCCATCTGCAGATGGTCGTGGTTGCGATGGAGAATGCATATATGAATCACCTAGTTGGCAATATCCTGGTGGCTGTTTCTGATTTTTTGGTTGAATCTGTATGTCATACGACAGTGCTTCCGCAATCACTACATAGGCAGTTCTTcgtttttatattttgtgtttCTTTACAAGTTCTATCTTGCAGGAAAGCTGTTGGGGTGAATATATGAATTTACTGTATCTTTGTGTGGAAATTTCGATTTTTAATGGTCTTTCTTCTATGGGACATAAGATGGAGGTCAAAGACTTGAGTGGGGATCCTTCACCTTCTTCTTTAATGAAGCTCAGCTTGAAAAGTGCAAGTTGGTCAACGGCAGCTGTTATCATGAGAGTTCTACACAATGTACTGAAACATTTGAATCGGGATCTTATTGATcaatttttcaacattttcttgGAGGCTACCATTTATTTTATCTCAAATATGCCGTGGAATTTGTTGTCGGAGGTTTACCATGTTCAAGGGGACTCCAATTCAGACCGCTTGCTTCAAATGCAAGAAGAAAAACCGAAGTCAATACTAATATTTCAAGGATACATTCTTCGGTTACTTTGTTCGTTGGTTAAAAGTGGTTGGACAGATGCTGCTGTCATCACTTCAGCAGAGCAtccatttatttttgaaataaaaaaccTGCTTCCAAGAATACTGTCATCATGCCTTAGTAATGGACAACACTCTGACAATGTTGCGATCTGTCAATATCTTAAATATAAGATGTTGGTATGAATTTCTTCTCAACTCTTTCTCATTCACTAGCATCTGTAGCCGTTCCGTTCAATTCAAGTCCATTTCCTTCTAATACTAAATAATTTGTCTTTTGAGGCAAATCAGGGGGTTCTCTACACCTAGAAGTTCTCTAAATCTCACATCCACTTGCACGGTATTTAATATTAAGAGGGATTTACCCTTCTTTGATGTTGCATTCAGTCTAAAATATTCCAATTAGCCCATTAGGTGGATATGATGAGGGGTTCTTGTTCTTTGCGTTTGCTCTAATAATCATTTTTTCCATTTATGCTCCTTATGTTATTTACAGTGGTGTGATAGTGTGATaggtatatttaaaattttatttgaaatatcatGCACCAATGTGATCATTAACTGAGTTGAGTTTGTGGTTGCACTAACTGTCCATTTTACAGATACTCATGATTCGACTTAGTAACCAAATCCATTGGGAGCACTCAATTGTAATTTCGTGGTTGGATCTAATCCACACATACTTTCAAGATGTATTATCCAAACCTATTGAGGGGCAGGAGTTTGTTCTAGATATATATCTCGAAGGTTCGCCATTTGGGGTAATGACATTTGATATGGGGAATAAATGGATTTCATCAAAGCATTTACAACGGCTGTCTATTTTCCTTTTCCTCAAATGTTCCTCTAGTTTGCTGAGCATGAAAGAAACGACTGATCAACATTATGCTTGTAAAAATCTTAAGTCTTGCTCAAGCTTTGACATGAATCCCAAGTGTTGCAGTCGAAGGAAAGCTTTGCTAGAGCTCCATGAGTGGCTCAGAGAGCTTCTCCCTGGTGATTGTTTTATTGACCATGACATGTACTCCGAGAAATGCATGGACTTTGTCTCATCCTTCTTGCAGCTATATATGCAAGAGGTTTGTCCACTTGCTCACAATGACATGTTGCTTTTGACTTGTTCTTTTGTTTCAGGATCtctatataaaaattttgaattgactTTTATAAATTCATGATTATATCTGATTTTCAAGGTCTAATAAGTTTTAGAACTGTTGGTATGAGATTAGCTGGACAATACCTTGTATATGCAGTTGCTTCAGTACTCTGCATCTCTTTGGACTTCCAATGATTAAGAATTGCCTACATTTGGCTTCCAAGCTTTATCtattaaattgttattatttttcaataacaaAATAGAAGATTGTGAATCGCCTATTTCTTACAAAATGGTTTCTGGCTCGCCTCTAGGTTTTAGTATACTTCCTACTATGAAATTGTGTCCATGGCATAGACCTCTGCTAAAACTTTGTATTTGGTTGATTTGATTCCTGTCCTTGTATGTTAAAGTACCCCAGGATATCTTACTATATGTTTACTGGTCCGGCTGTCTTCACTTTTCTGACTTTCTTTTACTATTGTTAAATTGTAGGACGATATTCTATTTGAAATGCTCTTGCAAATGTTATGCTTGCCATTTTACTCTGAAAAGTGAGTTGAATGTATATTTGCTATTTCTGGAGATGATGTGAAGTTGTATATGGCGGTTGTTTTAGTGCATCATGTTGTATGTAGGTTTACTAATGAAGTGGCTTTATCAGATGATGAAGTGAGAGAGTTTTCTCTGATCTCACACCTTTTTCACCCAATCCATTTCTTTCACCTATTCTTGGCTGGAGTAAGTACAAAACATCCCCTTgtgcatttctttttttttttcctctgcTGTCACGATCAAAATACTGAATTACCCATGCTGAGTAGTTTTGCTATGTTACCGTCCTCTCAGATACACTATGATCATCAAGTTCTTCTTGATTATCTCATCTCAAAAGACACAGGGGCTAGCTCTGCTGAATATCTTTTGAGGTACGTATAAGTTATAACTttgcattttattttcttatatactATTTGGACATGGCTATAAGATCTATAAGTATCAATATGTAGACTAAGTATGGTGTTTTGACAGGCTCAACCTTTATATGAATAAAGCATACTAGTTCCAAATTTGCAAACCATCTTTTTCTCCCAATATTTAAGTGTAATCAAAATTCGCAAACCATTTTACTCCATGTAAGAAGTTCCAGCTGTACCATGTTTGCATATTCAGAATTACAAGAGTCGTAAGCTCTTCGTAAAACTCTACTCCCTCTGTGTTGGACTAAGCACtgaatttaagaaagaaagacttttgaaacatGTGTTCTAGAACAAGTCGTAAAAATTTGTGTGGTTGCAATTTGTAAATCATATCATTAAGGGTAAAGTgagaattttaaagttaaatggTTTCTAAACATAGAAAGGTGTCGTTCTTGGGATAAACTTAACGAAAGTgtgccacataaattgggatTAACTTAACGAAAGTGTACCACATGTTCTTCCATTTAAATTAAACATTGCGTATCCATTTCTCTGATAATTGCttcaaatttgaataaaaaattcaatttcagaGAAAGGCGACAACATTAGCCCTTCTTAAACAAAATATGTTGACTTTATCCATGTATGATGTTGCAATTAAATTTGTTCCTGCATCCTCATAGGTGTCTGCGTAAGGTAAGTGATTCTTGGAACATATTTATCGAATTTTCATGGAGCAGAAAATGTCGAagcagaaaaaggaaaaagttttCAGCAGATGATCATAACTCTATGGGAGAGATAACACTTGTGTCGAGTTGTATTAGTGGAGATACTTTACCACCTGACTCCAAACGCAAGAAAGCCTACGGATGTCACAATGAGGACTATGTAACTCAGATGTCACCGTTTGAATGCGCAAGGAACTGCCTTTTTCAACTTAAAGCATCTATTGAAAGCCTTCACCAAAAGAACCTGTTTCCTTATAATCCAATAGTGCTACTACGTCGGTATGTACGTTTGACACATTTGGGGTTTTCATTAGTTTCTATTGTATTCTGGAGATTGCATCACACTCTGGAACtccataatatatttattatttctatgtCATCTTTCCTAATAATAAGAGTTCTTATAATAAGCTGTAAGTTGCTTAAAGTAGGCAAAGTGTTTGTTTGATGTTTAGATTGGGTTCATTGGATGTTCTTCAGAGTTGGGTTAAGCGATTCTTACTTTGatatttaagtttttatttgcAATCATTTCATAACTATTTTTCTAGAATCATGCATGCATTTCAAGAACATTCATACCATTGTTCAGTTAGTAGTATCAAGTTGTAGGACGGAAACAGGAGTGCAGTGCATTGTACTCATAATGGCTTGtgatcaaaattcaaaagatcACTTGGATCATTAATGATGTTGGGTTTTGAAATATCTGAGGTGAATGTGCTGTAGAATGCAAGTGGATGGTGTGTTTTTTCCTCCCTTTTTATGGGTCAAAATCCAGTGAACACATTTTTACTCTACAAGCTACTATTTATGTTAGTTTGCTGGTTGGCATTTTGTTCTAATTTTGGAGAGACTCTATCAGCGAGTTCTTAATAAGGAGGCatatgtttgaaatttttcaaaaagcaGAGTTTGTGAAAGAATATTGAGTTTTCGCGAACTCTGTTTTTTGTGAAAGAATTCTGAGTTTTTGTAAACTCTAAACTTTGAGGCAGGAAGTTGTGTTGCCACAATGTCACTAGCCAGACATTACTTCAGGGGGCTAAGTCTTTTCGGGAAAGGAGGG
This window of the Solanum pennellii chromosome 2, SPENNV200 genome carries:
- the LOC107010310 gene encoding uncharacterized protein LOC107010310 isoform X1, which codes for MAKEHSRLCSLIDHYLRPYTETGSTSVTKETEKELLVALSQVYAEIKLWMKEYESDNSFQDMEGNSVGGGRIIPESHAANHHCLTNVIQVLMVVVAMENAYMNHLVGNILVAVSDFLVESESCWGEYMNLLYLCVEISIFNGLSSMGHKMEVKDLSGDPSPSSLMKLSLKSASWSTAAVIMRVLHNVLKHLNRDLIDQFFNIFLEATIYFISNMPWNLLSEVYHVQGDSNSDRLLQMQEEKPKSILIFQGYILRLLCSLVKSGWTDAAVITSAEHPFIFEIKNLLPRILSSCLSNGQHSDNVAICQYLKYKMLILMIRLSNQIHWEHSIVISWLDLIHTYFQDVLSKPIEGQEFVLDIYLEGSPFGVMTFDMGNKWISSKHLQRLSIFLFLKCSSSLLSMKETTDQHYACKNLKSCSSFDMNPKCCSRRKALLELHEWLRELLPGDCFIDHDMYSEKCMDFVSSFLQLYMQEDDILFEMLLQMLCLPFYSEKFTNEVALSDDEVREFSLISHLFHPIHFFHLFLAGIHYDHQVLLDYLISKDTGASSAEYLLRCLRKVSDSWNIFIEFSWSRKCRSRKRKKFSADDHNSMGEITLVSSCISGDTLPPDSKRKKAYGCHNEDYVTQMSPFECARNCLFQLKASIESLHQKNLFPYNPIVLLRRYVRLTHLGFSLVSIVFWRLHHTLELHNIFIISMSSFLIIRVLIISCKLLKVGKVFV
- the LOC107010310 gene encoding uncharacterized protein LOC107010310 isoform X3, with amino-acid sequence MAKEHSRLCSLIDHYLRPYTETGSTSVTKETEKELLVALSQVYAEIKLWMKEYESDNSFQDMEGNSVGGGRIIPESHAANHHCLTNVIQVLMVVVAMENAYMNHLVGNILVAVSDFLVESESCWGEYMNLLYLCVEISIFNGLSSMGHKMEVKDLSGDPSPSSLMKLSLKSASWSTAAVIMRVLHNVLKHLNRDLIDQFFNIFLEATIYFISNMPWNLLSEVYHVQGDSNSDRLLQMQEEKPKSILIFQGYILRLLCSLVKSGWTDAAVITSAEHPFIFEIKNLLPRILSSCLSNGQHSDNVAICQYLKYKMLILMIRLSNQIHWEHSIVISWLDLIHTYFQDVLSKPIEGQEFVLDIYLEGSPFGVMTFDMGNKWISSKHLQRLSIFLFLKCSSSLLSMKETTDQHYACKNLKSCSSFDMNPKCCSRRKALLELHEWLRELLPGDCFIDHDMYSEKCMDFVSSFLQLYMQEDDILFEMLLQMLCLPFYSEKFTNEVALSDDEVREFSLISHLFHPIHFFHLFLAGIHYDHQVLLDYLISKDTGASSAEYLLRKCRSRKRKKFSADDHNSMGEITLVSSCISGDTLPPDSKRKKAYGCHNEDYVTQMSPFECARNCLFQLKASIESLHQKNLFPYNPIVLLRRYVRLTHLGFSLVSIVFWRLHHTLELHNIFIISMSSFLIIRVLIISCKLLKVGKVFV
- the LOC107010310 gene encoding uncharacterized protein LOC107010310 isoform X2; amino-acid sequence: MAKEHSRLCSLIDHYLRPYTETGSTSVTKETEKELLVALSQVYAEIKLWMKEYESDNSFDMEGNSVGGGRIIPESHAANHHCLTNVIQVLMVVVAMENAYMNHLVGNILVAVSDFLVESESCWGEYMNLLYLCVEISIFNGLSSMGHKMEVKDLSGDPSPSSLMKLSLKSASWSTAAVIMRVLHNVLKHLNRDLIDQFFNIFLEATIYFISNMPWNLLSEVYHVQGDSNSDRLLQMQEEKPKSILIFQGYILRLLCSLVKSGWTDAAVITSAEHPFIFEIKNLLPRILSSCLSNGQHSDNVAICQYLKYKMLILMIRLSNQIHWEHSIVISWLDLIHTYFQDVLSKPIEGQEFVLDIYLEGSPFGVMTFDMGNKWISSKHLQRLSIFLFLKCSSSLLSMKETTDQHYACKNLKSCSSFDMNPKCCSRRKALLELHEWLRELLPGDCFIDHDMYSEKCMDFVSSFLQLYMQEDDILFEMLLQMLCLPFYSEKFTNEVALSDDEVREFSLISHLFHPIHFFHLFLAGIHYDHQVLLDYLISKDTGASSAEYLLRCLRKVSDSWNIFIEFSWSRKCRSRKRKKFSADDHNSMGEITLVSSCISGDTLPPDSKRKKAYGCHNEDYVTQMSPFECARNCLFQLKASIESLHQKNLFPYNPIVLLRRYVRLTHLGFSLVSIVFWRLHHTLELHNIFIISMSSFLIIRVLIISCKLLKVGKVFV
- the LOC107010310 gene encoding uncharacterized protein LOC107010310 isoform X4 → MAKEHSRLCSLIDHYLRPYTETGSTSVTKETEKELLVALSQVYAEIKLWMKEYESDNSFQDMEGNSVGGGRIIPESHAANHHCLTNVIQVLMVVVAMENAYMNHLVGNILVAVSDFLVESESCWGEYMNLLYLCVEISIFNGLSSMGHKMEVKDLSGDPSPSSLMKLSLKSASWSTAAVIMRVLHNVLKHLNRDLIDQFFNIFLEATIYFISNMPWNLLSEVYHVQGDSNSDRLLQMQEEKPKSILIFQGYILRLLCSLVKSGWTDAAVITSAEHPFIFEIKNLLPRILSSCLSNGQHSDNVAICQYLKYKMLILMIRLSNQIHWEHSIVISWLDLIHTYFQDVLSKPIEGQEFVLDIYLEGSPFGVMTFDMGNKWISSKHLQRLSIFLFLKCSSSLLSMKETTDQHYACKNLKSCSSFDMNPKCCSRRKALLELHEWLRELLPGDCFIDHDMYSEKCMDFVSSFLQLYMQEDDILFEMLLQMLCLPFYSEKFTNEVALSDDEVREFSLISHLFHPIHFFHLFLAGIHYDHQVLLDYLISKDTGASSAEYLLRCLRKVSDSWNIFIEFSWSRKCRSRKRKKFSADDHNSMGEITLVSSCISGDTLPPDSKRKKAYGCHNEDYVTQMSPFECARNCLFQLKASIESLHQKNLFPYNPIVLLRRLTRFQEICGDDRP